The Pantanalinema sp. DNA segment GATGGTGAACTCGACCGGGTTGCCGATGTTCACCGGCTCGCTCACCCCCGAGTCCATCAGCCGGCGGATCCCCTCGACCAGGTCGGACACGTACTGGAAGCTGCGGGTCTGCTGCCCCTCGCCGAAGACGGTCAAGGGCTCGCCCCGCAGAGCCTGGTTGATGAAGGAGGGCACGACCCGCCCGTCATCCGGCCGGTTGCGCGGCCCGTAGGTGTTGAAGATGCGGACGATGCGCGTGTCCACGCCGTGGGTCCGGTGGTAGGCCATGGTGATGGCCTCGGCGAAGCGCTTGGCCTCGTCGTACACCCCGCGCGGGCCGATGGGGTTCACGTTGCCCCAGTAGCTCTCGGGCTGCGGGTGGACCAGGGGATCGCCGTAGACCTCCGAGGTCGAGGTCAGCAAGAACTTCGCCCCCTTGGCTTTCGCGAGCCCCAGGGCGTTGTGGGTCCCGAGCGAGCCCACCTTCAGGGTCTGGATCGGCAGCTCCAGGTAGTCGATGGGGCTGGCGGGACTGGCCAGGTGCAACACCCAGTCCACCTCGCCCTGCACGTGGATGTGGTTGCTCACGTCGTGGTGGATGAACTCGAAAAGGGTGCTGCTCTGGAGGTGCTGGACGTTGGCCAGCGAGCCGGTGACAAGGTTGTCCACCACGACCACCCGGTGACCCTCGGAAACGAGGCGATCGCAGAGGTGCGACCCGATGAAGCCCGCCCCACCCGTGACGACGATGCGCATCCTTACCTCCCCACGCCCACGTAGACGAAGCCGTCGTGCTCGGCTGTCGCCGGATCGTAGATGTTCCGGGCATCCACCAGCACGTTGGAGCGCATGACGGCCTTGAGCTGGGCCAGGTCGAGCCGCTTGAAGTCGTCCCACTCGGTCACCACGACCACCGCATCGCAGCCCCAGGCCAGGTCCGTCGGATCGGCCGCGTAGACCAGGTCCAGGTTCGGGTTCTGAGCCTTGCAGGCGTCCATGGCGATGGGGTCGTAGCCCTTGACCCGGGCGCCCATCCTGATCAGGGTGTGGGCGATGTCGAGGGCCGGAGCGTCGCGCAGGTCGTCGGTGTTGGGCTTGAACGCGAGCCCCAGAAGGCCGATGGTCTTGCCCTTGACGATCTTGAGCTGGTCCTGCAGCTTCTGGACGATGCGCTGGCGCTGGGCCTGGTTGACCTCGATGGTCGCCTTGAGCATCTGGGGCTCGTAGCCGTACTCGCGGGCGATCGAGACCAGGGCCGAGACGTCCTTGCCGAAGCACGAGCCGCCCCAGCCGGCGCCGGCGTTGAGGAAGCGCTGGCCGATGCGGGCGTCGAGACCGATGCCGCGGGCCACCTCGACCACGTCCGCGCCGACCTTCTCGCAGAGGTTCGCGACCTCGTTGGCGAAGGAGATCTTGGTGGCGAGGAAGGCGTTTGCCGCGTACTTGATCATCTCGGCCGACGGCAGGTCGGTCGTCACCAGGGGCACCGCACCGAAGCTCTCAGGGCGAGGCGCCACGCTCGGGGCCTTGAAGGTCTGTTCCAGGATGGGCGCGTAGAGCTGGCGCATGAGGGAGAGGGCCTCGGGCTCGTGGGCA contains these protein-coding regions:
- a CDS encoding UDP-glucose/GDP-mannose dehydrogenase family protein is translated as MQVCVIGTGYVGLVTGTCLSYLGHDVVCVDNNPVKIDQLRAGQSPIYEPGLSELLTHCIKQSGAQKGSLRFTLSIEEGVRPADVVFIAVGTPPQPSGEPDLQYVEAVARAIGAALDPSKPRVVVNKSTVPIGSGNWVEMLVREGVHALQPAGLHGTGSLGAPLGDEPVFMVASNPEFLREGSAIGDTLYPDRIVVGAHEPEALSLMRQLYAPILEQTFKAPSVAPRPESFGAVPLVTTDLPSAEMIKYAANAFLATKISFANEVANLCEKVGADVVEVARGIGLDARIGQRFLNAGAGWGGSCFGKDVSALVSIAREYGYEPQMLKATIEVNQAQRQRIVQKLQDQLKIVKGKTIGLLGLAFKPNTDDLRDAPALDIAHTLIRMGARVKGYDPIAMDACKAQNPNLDLVYAADPTDLAWGCDAVVVVTEWDDFKRLDLAQLKAVMRSNVLVDARNIYDPATAEHDGFVYVGVGR
- a CDS encoding UDP-glucuronic acid decarboxylase family protein codes for the protein MRIVVTGGAGFIGSHLCDRLVSEGHRVVVVDNLVTGSLANVQHLQSSTLFEFIHHDVSNHIHVQGEVDWVLHLASPASPIDYLELPIQTLKVGSLGTHNALGLAKAKGAKFLLTSTSEVYGDPLVHPQPESYWGNVNPIGPRGVYDEAKRFAEAITMAYHRTHGVDTRIVRIFNTYGPRNRPDDGRVVPSFINQALRGEPLTVFGEGQQTRSFQYVSDLVEGIRRLMDSGVSEPVNIGNPVEFTILDFAKRVIEMTGSKSEISYRPLPQDDPRTRRPDISRAKALLGWEPRVMVDEGLVKTIDYYQALLNNQVSLA